From Micromonas commoda chromosome 15, complete sequence, one genomic window encodes:
- a CDS encoding predicted protein has product MVVESGHTYERSAILSHFGRNGAKDPLTRLALSSTKVMTNWAVRQIVRDWLDKHSDVTPDGWDSRELLEPSKDDGTHMVERDDAGVLRTWRAMCPELQERWPEAARPEDWRGVKWENGRVVELVLDGFGLSGGVPADINQLTSLQRLWLGYNELTSLPAEIGQLTSLQWLYLCGNQLTSVPAAIRELRAAGCRVDLDRGVTVDE; this is encoded by the coding sequence ATGGTGGTTGAATCGGGGCACACGTACGAGAGGAGCGCTATCTTGTCGCACTTTGGTCGCAACGGGGCCAAGGACCCGCTCACGCGTCTCGCCCTGAGCAGCACGAAGGTGATGACGAACTGGGCGGTGAGACAGATTGTTCGGGATTGGCTGGACAAGCACTCGGACGTGACGCCCGACGGGTGGGACAGTCGCGAGCTCCTGGAGCCGTCGAAGGATGACGGGACGCACATGGTGGAAAGAGATGACGCCGGAGTGCTCCGGACATGGCGGGCGATGTGCCCTGAACTGCAGGAGAGGTGGCCGGAGGCTGCGCGACCGGAGGATTGGCGAGGTGTAAAGTGGGAAAACGGCAGGGTCGTGGAGCTCGTGTTGGATGGGTTTGGCCTGAGCGGAGGGGTGCCGGCTGATATCAAtcagctcacgtcgctgcaGAGGTTGTGGCTCGGCTACAATGAGctgacgagcctgccggcggagatcgggcagctcacgtcgctgcaGTGGTTGTACCTCtgcggcaatcagctgacgagtgtGCCGGCTGCGATACGCGAGCTCAGAGCGGCGGGCTGCCGCGTGGATCTGGATCGTGGTgtgacggtggacgagtgA